One window of Heptranchias perlo isolate sHepPer1 unplaced genomic scaffold, sHepPer1.hap1 HAP1_SCAFFOLD_143, whole genome shotgun sequence genomic DNA carries:
- the LOC137308890 gene encoding Fc receptor-like protein 5 → MKNICLLLIFVQITHYGTAQGGRVTLKAEPPSVLEGNILTLICRYNYYYWWHKDKAIKFYKDNSRIYEMKAKNSEARHTIKVTSSEYSGEYYCTLDGEKSPRVPVHVSELFSKPTLRAEPEAQIFEGQRLKFICSVETFITNSHLMYSFLKNGHALNLNTELNNYIMDTARPDDSGTYLCKATNFNSEVTKYSNAVSVLVKQLFSKPTLRAEPEAQIFEAQRLKFICSVETFVSNPHLCYFFFKNGHALNLNTELNSYIMDTARPDDSGTYLCKATTFNSEVTKDSNEVSVLVKRVPVSKPELTISPGKEAIAGDTAALTCSVYNGSAPINYIFYKDSNKELHLEQSDLNEITFEIVKVNKSTEGNYSCGVSNQVTGPTLHSEFVAVSVVVPVAGAFLTSNTNQTEISAGFRLVLRCLVTEGTEPRFHWYLNGRQLENISESYHFNADGSELIINSFEISHGGRYHCVAANRGKDVGIFNTTSNHIDVTVPVQSHTTAITASVLPLFLIAVLIALVFFKLRNKKQKNSSSVSRPQGEGTGIGAQSLSEETPAANSEYAVVGSARNTAPDADQLTYCVVQGTKPREDYTKPAADVVYSVVMMKKSRDAGKDDGGSGGKQKNKTDPGDYSITYATLNHTNTEVSLEGDQREEEDDCDANIYENLAGR, encoded by the exons ATGAAGAACATTTGTCTCCTCCTGATCTTCG TGCAAATTACTCACTACGGGACCGCACAAG GTGGCCGCGTGACCTTAAAGGCCGAGCCACCTTCGGTTTTGGAAGGAAATATTCTGACTTTGATCTGCCGGTACAACTACTACTATTGGTGGCATAAAGATAAAGCCATTAAATTCTACAAAGACAATTCAAGGATCTACGAAATGAAGGCGAAGAATAGCGAGGCTCGGCATACAATTAAAGTCACCAGTTCGGAGTACAGCGGAGAATATTATTGTACTTTGGATGGTGAGAAATCACCGAGAGTGCCGGTTCATGTTAGCG AGCTCTTCTCCAAACCCACATTGAGGGCTGAGCCTGAAGCTCAGATATTTGAGGGCCAACGGTTAAAATTCATCTGCTCGGTTGAAACATTTATCACCAATTCTCACTTGATGTATTCATTTCTCAAAAACGGGCATGCTCTGAATTTAAATACGGAGCTCAACAATTATATAATGGACACAGCTCGGCCGGACGATTCGGGGACTTACCTGTGTAAAGCAACTAATTTCAACAGTGAGGTGACGAAATACAGTAATGCTGTTTCCGTTTTAGTCAAAC AGCTCTTCTCCAAACCCACATTGAGGGCTGAGCCTGAAGCTCAGATATTTGAAGCCCAACGGTTAAAATTCATCTGCTCGGTTGAAACATTTGTCAGCAATCCTCACTTGTGTTACTTCTTTTTCAAAAACGGACACGCTCTGAATTTAAATACGGAGCTCAACTCTTATATAATGGACACAGCTCGGCCGGACGATTCAGGGACTTACCTGTGTAAAGCAACTACTTTCAACAGTGAGGTGACGAAAGACAGCAATGAGGTTTCCGTTTTAGTCAAAC GAGTCCCCGTGTCAAAACCGGAATTAACAATTAGCCCCGGTAAAGAGGCAATAGCAGGAGACACTGCGGCGTTAACCTGTTCAGTGTACAACGGTTCTGCCCCGATTAACTACATTTTCTACAAAGACTCAAATAAAGAACTCCACCTCGAGCAGTCCGACCTGAACGAAATTACTTTCGAAATCGTTAAGGTCAACAAAAGCACCGAAGGCAATTACAGTTGCGGGGTTTCAAACCAGGTGACAGGACCTACTCTACATAGCGAATTCGTTGCAGTTTCAGTTGTAG ttcCCGTGGCTGGCGCTTTCCTCACATCCAATACAAACCAGACTGAGATTTCAGCAGGGTTCCGTCTCGTCCTCCGGTGCCTGGTGACGGAAGGCACTGAGCCGCGTTTCCACTGGTACCTAAACGGCCGACAGTTAGAAAACATCAGCGAATCTTATCACTTTAACGCGGACGGGAGTGAGCTCATTATCAATTCATTCGAGATAAGCCACGGAGGGCGATATCACTGTGTTGCGGCCAACAGAGGGAAGGATGTCGGGATATTTAACACAACCAGCAACCATATAGATGTCACCGTACCAG TACAGAGTCACACAACCGCGATCACAGCATCagtgctcccactgtttctcaTCGCTGTCCTGATTGCATTGGTTTTCTTCAAACTTCGGAACAAGAAGCAAA AGAATTCGTCAAGTGTTTCACGGCCGCAGGG ggAGGGAACTGGAATCGGAGCTCAGTCGCTGAGTGAAGAAACACCTGCAGCTAATTCCGAATATGCAGTTGTGGGATCAGCCCGGAATACCG cTCCGGATGCAGACCAGTTAACCTACTGTGTAGTACAAGGCACGAAGCCCAGAGAAG ATTATACCAAACCTGCTGCCGACGTAGTTTATTCTGTGGTCATGATGAAAAAGTCAAGAGACGCTG GTAAAGATGATGGCGGCTCAGGAGGGAAACAG AAAAACAAGACGGACCCCGGCGATTATTCCATCACATACGCCACCCTTAATCACACGAACACTGAAGTTAGTTTGGAAGGAGATCAAAGGGAGGAAGAGGACGACTGTGATGCAAATATCTACGAAAACCTTGCAGGGAGATAA